From the genome of Coleofasciculus chthonoplastes PCC 7420, one region includes:
- the cas1 gene encoding CRISPR-associated endonuclease Cas1, producing MAAIYLIEQGTTIYKEYQRFIIYVSEKPKLEVPIREVQQILVFGNIQLSTPVMQVCLREQIAVVFLSQSGRYHGHLWSSEFRDLDQELVQVRRWGDAAFQFQVSQAIVYGKLMNSKQLLLRFNRKRKLPDVERAIIGINQDIEALEFSESLDRLRGYEGIGAARYFPALGQLITNSRFEFSLRNRQPPTDPVNSLLSFGYTLLFNNVLGFIIAEGLSPYLGNFHYGERQKPYLAFDLMEEMRSVVVDSLVLNIVNHSLFKPQDFDTVPSTGGVYLNQSARRVFLKQFETRMNEEVSHPDLQSKVTYRQAIQLQVRRYKQSLLSGVSYEAFLRAM from the coding sequence ATGGCGGCAATTTATCTGATAGAACAAGGCACGACAATTTATAAGGAGTACCAACGGTTTATTATTTATGTATCTGAGAAGCCGAAACTGGAAGTACCGATTCGAGAAGTGCAGCAAATTCTGGTGTTTGGCAATATTCAATTATCAACGCCAGTGATGCAAGTTTGTTTGCGAGAACAAATAGCGGTGGTATTTCTGAGTCAAAGTGGTCGCTATCACGGTCATTTATGGAGTTCTGAATTTCGGGATTTAGACCAGGAGTTGGTTCAAGTGAGACGGTGGGGTGATGCGGCGTTTCAGTTTCAGGTGTCTCAGGCAATTGTTTATGGTAAGTTGATGAATTCTAAGCAGCTTTTGTTGCGATTTAATCGGAAGCGCAAACTCCCGGATGTGGAACGGGCGATTATCGGGATTAATCAAGATATTGAGGCGTTGGAGTTTAGTGAAAGTTTGGATAGGTTGCGGGGTTATGAGGGGATAGGGGCGGCGAGGTATTTTCCGGCGTTGGGTCAGTTGATTACGAATTCTAGGTTTGAGTTTTCCTTGCGGAATCGCCAACCGCCGACTGACCCGGTGAATTCGTTGTTGAGTTTTGGGTATACGCTTTTGTTTAATAATGTTTTGGGGTTTATTATTGCGGAAGGGCTTTCTCCTTATTTGGGGAATTTTCATTATGGGGAACGGCAGAAACCCTATTTGGCGTTTGATTTGATGGAGGAGATGAGGTCAGTTGTTGTCGATAGCTTGGTTCTGAATATTGTTAATCATTCTTTATTCAAGCCCCAAGATTTTGACACGGTTCCTAGTACGGGAGGGGTTTATTTGAATCAATCAGCAAGGCGGGTCTTTCTCAAACAATTTGAAACCCGGATGAATGAAGAGGTTTCTCATCCCGATTTACAGTCAAAAGTCACCTATCGTCAAGCGATTCAATTACAGGTGAGGCGGTATAAACAGAGTTTGTTGTCTGGGGTTTCCTATGAAGCTTTTTTAAGAGCGATGTAA